Part of the Paenibacillus aurantius genome, TGCCCGAAGAAGCTTTCAATGCAGGCATTGTCCCAACAGTTGCCCTTGCGCGACATACTTGGCTTTATCTTCTTGCGCTTCAACAGCGTATGGTAATGCTTGTGGGTGTATTGAAACCCTTGATCGCTGTGAAGCAAAAGCTTCTTCACATTGCGCTTGTGTACAGCTGCTTCGACGGTATCCAGTACAAGCTTTAAGTTGTTGTGGCGGCCGATTTGGTAGGACACCACTTCGTTGTTATAGAGATCAAAAATAACCGATAGGTATAGGAATCGGGAACCGATCGGCAGATAGGTAACATCGGTTGCCCACTTTTGGTTCGGGGCTGCTGCGCTGAACTTCCGGTTAAGCACGTTCTTAGACACAACGGTGGCTTCCCGGGAGCCGAAGTAGGGCTTCTTGCGCCTAATCCGTGATCGGATGCCGAGTTCCCTCATGAGCCGGTAAACTCGCTTGTGATTGACTTGGAGATTATAGGTCTTCTTCAGCCATGTGCGAACACGGGGATACCCGTAGATCCCCTTTACATGCGTGTGGCATTCCATGAT contains:
- a CDS encoding IS3 family transposase, coding for MAAPSGECVAKKAYRTAKGGREEQRQTYQAIEELAPSYPITLLCRLAGVARSSYYKWAARKQHPTAKQIQDDELKAKIMECHTHVKGIYGYPRVRTWLKKTYNLQVNHKRVYRLMRELGIRSRIRRKKPYFGSREATVVSKNVLNRKFSAAAPNQKWATDVTYLPIGSRFLYLSVIFDLYNNEVVSYQIGRHNNLKLVLDTVEAAVHKRNVKKLLLHSDQGFQYTHKHYHTLLKRKKIKPSMSRKGNCWDNACIESFFGHLKSECVRLQSFASEDELTEAIGSYIHFYNNERFQQKLNNLSPVEYRTKVA